Proteins encoded within one genomic window of Paroedura picta isolate Pp20150507F chromosome 17, Ppicta_v3.0, whole genome shotgun sequence:
- the TELO2 gene encoding telomere length regulation protein TEL2 homolog isoform X1, producing MRARACCRDGAPRLGRAGQRRRLKEGEEEQLLGEMESLPVHRAVLEANSILSSSRDGVQIRETLQTIKRYLGGPESPPTPKEKEEFIHSHFTTFLQCLICNLRPDWLEIFPSDEEKELWDSFFLEGPADQSFMVLLDSIISTGPSFRLNKATDVLEQLLQRGGLSSLMWEVCKRQSQAGSPVLQEALLSKVVCLPDHLANKLQVENRPAFFPQNYFPALGLAMVHVLEKISEWLRGGLDCSISFVSQMLGKACVHGRQREILSVLVPRLADRTRHDCIWQRMCWRLVDSVPDRWMEAVVCGFVQAAPGAVVLSRLLGNLVVKSKKAQFVMTQKLLLLQYSHPTTVLQSLLGYLALDSTRRPFLAKALKELLGIWGSSSAVKHSPLEQQVYISKAILICLSHVKNADIEDNRQELLASVMEGMKCHLDSNLPRVRHLGMVVAESLSVRITPEGPALKFQYEEDEEIRRLKALLTPRLEQALPSEPSGVVRNDRPPFPGPGTKPSPAASAKPSQGADSDLDSDDDLVPYDMSEDRELRKVKAPAYIRDCIEILAGPEDADRYEATMGVLGTLIRRNAAAAREVSVELTKVLLHLEEKSYIDGFAGLRQSALVALAVTDPIPVSRFLTAEFYSLNYSLRQRMDMLDVLATAAQELSKPVAPKPEQLPGLKQASIQVLSGDQPDPSDWRRVVEERIESKTRRFAKGPSRAELPCTPNKFGPVAGHFFFPLLQNFDRSLTTFDLLGDDHMVLGRLAHTLAVLMYLAVNTGVAAAMGKALLELVWTLRFHTDAYVRQGLLSSVASTLLSVPAERLLEDLSEELLETQAWLADVAERDPDGDCRSLALQNLFLMENLKKKLETAPLG from the exons ATGCGCGCGCGCGCCTGCTGCCGTGATGGCGCCCCGCGACTCGGCCGGGCTGGACAGCGGCGGCgcctgaaggagggggaggaagag CAGCTTCTAGGAGAAATGGAGTCGCTTCCGGTCCATCGTGCTGTGCTGGAAGCAAACAGCATCCTGTCTTCTTCCAGGGATGGCGTCCAGATCCGCGAGACTTTACAGACCATCAAGAGGTACCTGGGCGGGCCTGAAAGCCCGCCCACTCcaaaagagaaggaagaattTATCCACAGCCATTTCACTACCTTTCTGCAATGCCTTATCTGTAACCTGCGTCCGGATTGGCTGGAGATTTTCCCGTCAGATGAGGAGAAGGAATTGTGGGACAGCTTTTTCCTGGAAGGGCCGGCAGACCAATCCTTTATGGTTTTATTGGACTCTATCATTTCTACAGG GCCCAGCTTCCGTCTGAATAAAGCCACCGACGTCCTGGAGCAGCTCCTCCAACGCGGGGGACTGTCCTCTCTGATGTGGGAGGTGTGCAAGCGCCAGTCGCAAGCCGGCTCTCCGGTGCTGCAGGAAGCGCTCCTCAGCAAGGTGGTGTGCCTCCCTGACCATCTCGCCAACAAGCTGCAGGTCGAAAATCGTCCCGCCTTCTTCCCGCAGAACTACTTCCCGGCGCTTGGCCTGGCGATGGTGCACGTGCTCGAGAAGATCTCTGAATGGCTGCGAG GTGGCCTGGATTGCTCCATCTCCTTCGTGTCTCAGATGCTGGGGAAGGCCTGTGTGCACGGAAGGCAAA GAGAAATCCTGAGCGTCTTGGTGCCCCGCTTGGCAGACCGAACTCGGCACGACTGCATCTGGCAGCGCATGTGCTGGCGACTGGTGGACAGCGTGCCCGACCGCTGGATGGAAGCCGTCGTCTGTGGCTTCGTCCAGGCAGCGCCAGG GGCCGTCGTCTTGTCCCGCCTGCTGGGGAATTTGGTCGTCAAGAGCAAGAAGGCTCAGTTTGTGATGAcccagaagctgctgctgctccagtACAGCCATCCG ACCACGGTGCTGCAGAGCCTCCTTGGGTACCTAGCCCTGGACAGCACACGGCGCCCCTTCCTGGCCAAG GCTTTGAAAGAGCTGCTGGGGATCTGGGGAAGCAGCAGCGCCGTGAAGCACTCTCCCTTGGAGCAGCAGGTGTACATCAGCAAGGCCATCCTGATCTGCCTCTCGCATGTGAAAAACGCAGACATAGAGGACAACAGGCAAG AGCTGCTCGCAAGCGTGATGGAGGGGATGAAGTGCCACCTGGACAGCAACTTGCCCCGGGTGCGCCATCTGGGGATGGTGGTGGCCGAGAGCCTTAGCGTCAGGATCACGCCAGAGGGGCCGGCCCTCAAATTCCAG TACGAAGAAGACGAGGAGATCAGAAGACTCAAGGCACTGCTGACGCCGAGGCTGGAACAGGCCCTTCCCAGTGAACCGTCAGGCGTTGT CAGGAACGACAGACCACCTTTCCCGGGACCCGGCACAAAACCATCCCCGGCTGCTTCGGCAAAGCCCAGCCAGGGGGCCGACTCTGACCTGGACAG CGACGATGACCTTGTTCCCTACGACATGTCCGAAGACCGAGAGCTGCGGAAGGTCAAGGCCCCGGCTTATATCCGAGACTGTATTGAAA TCCTGGCGGGCCCTGAAGACGCCGACAGGTACGAAGCCACCATGGGCGTCCTGGGGACCTTGATCCGAAGAAACGCAGCGGCCGCTCGAGAG GTGAGCGTGGAGCTGACAAAAGTTCTGCTGCACCTGGAAGAGAAGAGCTACATCGACGGTTTCGCGGGGCTCCGGCAGAGCGCTCTGGTGGCGCTCGCCGTCACCGATCCCATCCCC GTGTCTCGCTTCTTGACGGCAGAGTTCTACTCCCTGAACTACAGCCTCCGCCAGCGCATGGACATGTTGGAC GTGCTGGCCACGGCGGCCCAGGAACTCTCCAAGCCGGTCGCCCCTAAACCGGAGCAGCTCCCGGGTCTCAAACAGGCCAGCATCCAGGTCCTCTCTGGAGACCAGCCGGATCCTTCCGACTGGCGGCGAGTTGTGGAAGAAAGGATTGAAAGCAAGACCCGGCGGTTTGCCAAG GGCCCATCTCGTGCAGAGCTGCCGTGCACCCCCAACAAGTTTGGCCCGGTGGCCGGGCATTTCTTCTTCCCGCTTCTTCAGAACTTTGACAG GTCCCTGACGACCTTCGACCTCCTCGGTGACGACCACATGGTGCTTGGCCGGCTGGCGCACACGTTGGCCGTCTTGATGTACTTGGCCGTCAATACCGGG gtAGCAGCTGCGATGGGCAAGGCGTTGCTGGAGTTAGTTTGGACCCTTCGCTTTCACACGGATGC CTACGTCCGCCAGGGCCTTCTGTCTTCAGTCGCCTCTACGCTTCTCAGCGTCCCAGCCGAACGCCTCCTGGAAGACCTGTCGGAGGAACTCCTGGAGACTCAGGCCTGGCTGGCAG ATGTGGCCGAGAGGGACCCCGACGGCGACTGCCGGAGTTTGGCGCTGCAGAACCTGTTCCTGATGGAAAATCTGAAAAAGAAACTGGAAACGGCTCCTTTGGGGTGA
- the TELO2 gene encoding telomere length regulation protein TEL2 homolog isoform X3: MRARACCRDGAPRLGRAGQRRRLKEGEEELLGEMESLPVHRAVLEANSILSSSRDGVQIRETLQTIKRYLGGPESPPTPKEKEEFIHSHFTTFLQCLICNLRPDWLEIFPSDEEKELWDSFFLEGPADQSFMVLLDSIISTGPSFRLNKATDVLEQLLQRGGLSSLMWEVCKRQSQAGSPVLQEALLSKVVCLPDHLANKLQVENRPAFFPQNYFPALGLAMVHVLEKISEWLRGGLDCSISFVSQMLGKACVHGRQREILSVLVPRLADRTRHDCIWQRMCWRLVDSVPDRWMEAVVCGFVQAAPGAVVLSRLLGNLVVKSKKAQFVMTQKLLLLQYSHPTTVLQSLLGYLALDSTRRPFLAKALKELLGIWGSSSAVKHSPLEQQVYISKAILICLSHVKNADIEDNRQELLASVMEGMKCHLDSNLPRVRHLGMVVAESLSVRITPEGPALKFQYEEDEEIRRLKALLTPRLEQALPSEPSGVVRNDRPPFPGPGTKPSPAASAKPSQGADSDLDSDDDLVPYDMSEDRELRKVKAPAYIRDCIEILAGPEDADRYEATMGVLGTLIRRNAAAAREVSVELTKVLLHLEEKSYIDGFAGLRQSALVALAVTDPIPVSRFLTAEFYSLNYSLRQRMDMLDVLATAAQELSKPVAPKPEQLPGLKQASIQVLSGDQPDPSDWRRVVEERIESKTRRFAKGPSRAELPCTPNKFGPVAGHFFFPLLQNFDRSLTTFDLLGDDHMVLGRLAHTLAVLMYLAVNTGVAAAMGKALLELVWTLRFHTDAYVRQGLLSSVASTLLSVPAERLLEDLSEELLETQAWLADVAERDPDGDCRSLALQNLFLMENLKKKLETAPLG; encoded by the exons ATGCGCGCGCGCGCCTGCTGCCGTGATGGCGCCCCGCGACTCGGCCGGGCTGGACAGCGGCGGCgcctgaaggagggggaggaagag CTTCTAGGAGAAATGGAGTCGCTTCCGGTCCATCGTGCTGTGCTGGAAGCAAACAGCATCCTGTCTTCTTCCAGGGATGGCGTCCAGATCCGCGAGACTTTACAGACCATCAAGAGGTACCTGGGCGGGCCTGAAAGCCCGCCCACTCcaaaagagaaggaagaattTATCCACAGCCATTTCACTACCTTTCTGCAATGCCTTATCTGTAACCTGCGTCCGGATTGGCTGGAGATTTTCCCGTCAGATGAGGAGAAGGAATTGTGGGACAGCTTTTTCCTGGAAGGGCCGGCAGACCAATCCTTTATGGTTTTATTGGACTCTATCATTTCTACAGG GCCCAGCTTCCGTCTGAATAAAGCCACCGACGTCCTGGAGCAGCTCCTCCAACGCGGGGGACTGTCCTCTCTGATGTGGGAGGTGTGCAAGCGCCAGTCGCAAGCCGGCTCTCCGGTGCTGCAGGAAGCGCTCCTCAGCAAGGTGGTGTGCCTCCCTGACCATCTCGCCAACAAGCTGCAGGTCGAAAATCGTCCCGCCTTCTTCCCGCAGAACTACTTCCCGGCGCTTGGCCTGGCGATGGTGCACGTGCTCGAGAAGATCTCTGAATGGCTGCGAG GTGGCCTGGATTGCTCCATCTCCTTCGTGTCTCAGATGCTGGGGAAGGCCTGTGTGCACGGAAGGCAAA GAGAAATCCTGAGCGTCTTGGTGCCCCGCTTGGCAGACCGAACTCGGCACGACTGCATCTGGCAGCGCATGTGCTGGCGACTGGTGGACAGCGTGCCCGACCGCTGGATGGAAGCCGTCGTCTGTGGCTTCGTCCAGGCAGCGCCAGG GGCCGTCGTCTTGTCCCGCCTGCTGGGGAATTTGGTCGTCAAGAGCAAGAAGGCTCAGTTTGTGATGAcccagaagctgctgctgctccagtACAGCCATCCG ACCACGGTGCTGCAGAGCCTCCTTGGGTACCTAGCCCTGGACAGCACACGGCGCCCCTTCCTGGCCAAG GCTTTGAAAGAGCTGCTGGGGATCTGGGGAAGCAGCAGCGCCGTGAAGCACTCTCCCTTGGAGCAGCAGGTGTACATCAGCAAGGCCATCCTGATCTGCCTCTCGCATGTGAAAAACGCAGACATAGAGGACAACAGGCAAG AGCTGCTCGCAAGCGTGATGGAGGGGATGAAGTGCCACCTGGACAGCAACTTGCCCCGGGTGCGCCATCTGGGGATGGTGGTGGCCGAGAGCCTTAGCGTCAGGATCACGCCAGAGGGGCCGGCCCTCAAATTCCAG TACGAAGAAGACGAGGAGATCAGAAGACTCAAGGCACTGCTGACGCCGAGGCTGGAACAGGCCCTTCCCAGTGAACCGTCAGGCGTTGT CAGGAACGACAGACCACCTTTCCCGGGACCCGGCACAAAACCATCCCCGGCTGCTTCGGCAAAGCCCAGCCAGGGGGCCGACTCTGACCTGGACAG CGACGATGACCTTGTTCCCTACGACATGTCCGAAGACCGAGAGCTGCGGAAGGTCAAGGCCCCGGCTTATATCCGAGACTGTATTGAAA TCCTGGCGGGCCCTGAAGACGCCGACAGGTACGAAGCCACCATGGGCGTCCTGGGGACCTTGATCCGAAGAAACGCAGCGGCCGCTCGAGAG GTGAGCGTGGAGCTGACAAAAGTTCTGCTGCACCTGGAAGAGAAGAGCTACATCGACGGTTTCGCGGGGCTCCGGCAGAGCGCTCTGGTGGCGCTCGCCGTCACCGATCCCATCCCC GTGTCTCGCTTCTTGACGGCAGAGTTCTACTCCCTGAACTACAGCCTCCGCCAGCGCATGGACATGTTGGAC GTGCTGGCCACGGCGGCCCAGGAACTCTCCAAGCCGGTCGCCCCTAAACCGGAGCAGCTCCCGGGTCTCAAACAGGCCAGCATCCAGGTCCTCTCTGGAGACCAGCCGGATCCTTCCGACTGGCGGCGAGTTGTGGAAGAAAGGATTGAAAGCAAGACCCGGCGGTTTGCCAAG GGCCCATCTCGTGCAGAGCTGCCGTGCACCCCCAACAAGTTTGGCCCGGTGGCCGGGCATTTCTTCTTCCCGCTTCTTCAGAACTTTGACAG GTCCCTGACGACCTTCGACCTCCTCGGTGACGACCACATGGTGCTTGGCCGGCTGGCGCACACGTTGGCCGTCTTGATGTACTTGGCCGTCAATACCGGG gtAGCAGCTGCGATGGGCAAGGCGTTGCTGGAGTTAGTTTGGACCCTTCGCTTTCACACGGATGC CTACGTCCGCCAGGGCCTTCTGTCTTCAGTCGCCTCTACGCTTCTCAGCGTCCCAGCCGAACGCCTCCTGGAAGACCTGTCGGAGGAACTCCTGGAGACTCAGGCCTGGCTGGCAG ATGTGGCCGAGAGGGACCCCGACGGCGACTGCCGGAGTTTGGCGCTGCAGAACCTGTTCCTGATGGAAAATCTGAAAAAGAAACTGGAAACGGCTCCTTTGGGGTGA
- the TELO2 gene encoding telomere length regulation protein TEL2 homolog isoform X2, with the protein MRARACCRDGAPRLGRAGQRRRLKEGEEEQLLGEMESLPVHRAVLEANSILSSSRDGVQIRETLQTIKRYLGGPESPPTPKEKEEFIHSHFTTFLQCLICNLRPDWLEIFPSDEEKELWDSFFLEGPADQSFMVLLDSIISTGPSFRLNKATDVLEQLLQRGGLSSLMWEVCKRQSQAGSPVLQEALLSKVVCLPDHLANKLQVENRPAFFPQNYFPALGLAMVHVLEKISEWLRGGLDCSISFVSQMLGKACVHGRQREILSVLVPRLADRTRHDCIWQRMCWRLVDSVPDRWMEAVVCGFVQAAPGAVVLSRLLGNLVVKSKKAQFVMTQKLLLLQYSHPTTVLQSLLGYLALDSTRRPFLAKALKELLGIWGSSSAVKHSPLEQQVYISKAILICLSHVKNADIEDNRQELLASVMEGMKCHLDSNLPRVRHLGMVVAESLSVRITPEGPALKFQYEEDEEIRRLKALLTPRLEQALPSEPSGVVNDRPPFPGPGTKPSPAASAKPSQGADSDLDSDDDLVPYDMSEDRELRKVKAPAYIRDCIEILAGPEDADRYEATMGVLGTLIRRNAAAAREVSVELTKVLLHLEEKSYIDGFAGLRQSALVALAVTDPIPVSRFLTAEFYSLNYSLRQRMDMLDVLATAAQELSKPVAPKPEQLPGLKQASIQVLSGDQPDPSDWRRVVEERIESKTRRFAKGPSRAELPCTPNKFGPVAGHFFFPLLQNFDRSLTTFDLLGDDHMVLGRLAHTLAVLMYLAVNTGVAAAMGKALLELVWTLRFHTDAYVRQGLLSSVASTLLSVPAERLLEDLSEELLETQAWLADVAERDPDGDCRSLALQNLFLMENLKKKLETAPLG; encoded by the exons ATGCGCGCGCGCGCCTGCTGCCGTGATGGCGCCCCGCGACTCGGCCGGGCTGGACAGCGGCGGCgcctgaaggagggggaggaagag CAGCTTCTAGGAGAAATGGAGTCGCTTCCGGTCCATCGTGCTGTGCTGGAAGCAAACAGCATCCTGTCTTCTTCCAGGGATGGCGTCCAGATCCGCGAGACTTTACAGACCATCAAGAGGTACCTGGGCGGGCCTGAAAGCCCGCCCACTCcaaaagagaaggaagaattTATCCACAGCCATTTCACTACCTTTCTGCAATGCCTTATCTGTAACCTGCGTCCGGATTGGCTGGAGATTTTCCCGTCAGATGAGGAGAAGGAATTGTGGGACAGCTTTTTCCTGGAAGGGCCGGCAGACCAATCCTTTATGGTTTTATTGGACTCTATCATTTCTACAGG GCCCAGCTTCCGTCTGAATAAAGCCACCGACGTCCTGGAGCAGCTCCTCCAACGCGGGGGACTGTCCTCTCTGATGTGGGAGGTGTGCAAGCGCCAGTCGCAAGCCGGCTCTCCGGTGCTGCAGGAAGCGCTCCTCAGCAAGGTGGTGTGCCTCCCTGACCATCTCGCCAACAAGCTGCAGGTCGAAAATCGTCCCGCCTTCTTCCCGCAGAACTACTTCCCGGCGCTTGGCCTGGCGATGGTGCACGTGCTCGAGAAGATCTCTGAATGGCTGCGAG GTGGCCTGGATTGCTCCATCTCCTTCGTGTCTCAGATGCTGGGGAAGGCCTGTGTGCACGGAAGGCAAA GAGAAATCCTGAGCGTCTTGGTGCCCCGCTTGGCAGACCGAACTCGGCACGACTGCATCTGGCAGCGCATGTGCTGGCGACTGGTGGACAGCGTGCCCGACCGCTGGATGGAAGCCGTCGTCTGTGGCTTCGTCCAGGCAGCGCCAGG GGCCGTCGTCTTGTCCCGCCTGCTGGGGAATTTGGTCGTCAAGAGCAAGAAGGCTCAGTTTGTGATGAcccagaagctgctgctgctccagtACAGCCATCCG ACCACGGTGCTGCAGAGCCTCCTTGGGTACCTAGCCCTGGACAGCACACGGCGCCCCTTCCTGGCCAAG GCTTTGAAAGAGCTGCTGGGGATCTGGGGAAGCAGCAGCGCCGTGAAGCACTCTCCCTTGGAGCAGCAGGTGTACATCAGCAAGGCCATCCTGATCTGCCTCTCGCATGTGAAAAACGCAGACATAGAGGACAACAGGCAAG AGCTGCTCGCAAGCGTGATGGAGGGGATGAAGTGCCACCTGGACAGCAACTTGCCCCGGGTGCGCCATCTGGGGATGGTGGTGGCCGAGAGCCTTAGCGTCAGGATCACGCCAGAGGGGCCGGCCCTCAAATTCCAG TACGAAGAAGACGAGGAGATCAGAAGACTCAAGGCACTGCTGACGCCGAGGCTGGAACAGGCCCTTCCCAGTGAACCGTCAGGCGTTGT GAACGACAGACCACCTTTCCCGGGACCCGGCACAAAACCATCCCCGGCTGCTTCGGCAAAGCCCAGCCAGGGGGCCGACTCTGACCTGGACAG CGACGATGACCTTGTTCCCTACGACATGTCCGAAGACCGAGAGCTGCGGAAGGTCAAGGCCCCGGCTTATATCCGAGACTGTATTGAAA TCCTGGCGGGCCCTGAAGACGCCGACAGGTACGAAGCCACCATGGGCGTCCTGGGGACCTTGATCCGAAGAAACGCAGCGGCCGCTCGAGAG GTGAGCGTGGAGCTGACAAAAGTTCTGCTGCACCTGGAAGAGAAGAGCTACATCGACGGTTTCGCGGGGCTCCGGCAGAGCGCTCTGGTGGCGCTCGCCGTCACCGATCCCATCCCC GTGTCTCGCTTCTTGACGGCAGAGTTCTACTCCCTGAACTACAGCCTCCGCCAGCGCATGGACATGTTGGAC GTGCTGGCCACGGCGGCCCAGGAACTCTCCAAGCCGGTCGCCCCTAAACCGGAGCAGCTCCCGGGTCTCAAACAGGCCAGCATCCAGGTCCTCTCTGGAGACCAGCCGGATCCTTCCGACTGGCGGCGAGTTGTGGAAGAAAGGATTGAAAGCAAGACCCGGCGGTTTGCCAAG GGCCCATCTCGTGCAGAGCTGCCGTGCACCCCCAACAAGTTTGGCCCGGTGGCCGGGCATTTCTTCTTCCCGCTTCTTCAGAACTTTGACAG GTCCCTGACGACCTTCGACCTCCTCGGTGACGACCACATGGTGCTTGGCCGGCTGGCGCACACGTTGGCCGTCTTGATGTACTTGGCCGTCAATACCGGG gtAGCAGCTGCGATGGGCAAGGCGTTGCTGGAGTTAGTTTGGACCCTTCGCTTTCACACGGATGC CTACGTCCGCCAGGGCCTTCTGTCTTCAGTCGCCTCTACGCTTCTCAGCGTCCCAGCCGAACGCCTCCTGGAAGACCTGTCGGAGGAACTCCTGGAGACTCAGGCCTGGCTGGCAG ATGTGGCCGAGAGGGACCCCGACGGCGACTGCCGGAGTTTGGCGCTGCAGAACCTGTTCCTGATGGAAAATCTGAAAAAGAAACTGGAAACGGCTCCTTTGGGGTGA